The genomic stretch TGCGACCATTCTCCGGGGCGGCTCAGAGTCCATTCATTCCAACCAGGCCATTGCCCGCTGTCTTTCCGCGGGGCTCGCCAAAGCGGGACTGCCCGAGAATGCGGTGCAGGTGATCAAGACAACGGACCGCGCTGCGGTCGGAGAGTTGATCACCATGCCGGACTACGTTGATGTGATTGTGCCCAGGGGCGGCAAGGGGCTGATCGAGCGCATCAGCCGCGATGCCCGGGTGCCTGTCATCAAACACCTTGATGGCGTCTGCCATGTCTACATCGATAGCCATGCCGATCCGGAAAAGGCGCTGAAGGTGGCGATCAACGCCAAAACCCACCGGTACGGAACCTGCAACACCATGGAAACCCTGTTGGTGGATGCAGAAATCGCCGAGGATATCCTGCCTCTGCTGGCCCAGGCTTTTGTTGAAAAAGGCGTGGAATTGCGGGGCTGCGAGCGAACACGGGCCATCGTCGAAGGCGTGGTAGAAGCTACCGAGGCAGACTGGGAAGCCGAATATCTGGCTCCGGTCCTGGCAGTGCGTGTGGTTGACGGCCTGGAAGGCGCCATTGCCCATATCAACCGCTACAGCTCCCAGCATACCGACAGCATCATTACCGAGAACTACACGCGGGCACGGCGCTTCATCACGGAGGTGGATTCCAGTTCGGTGATGGTCAATGCCTCCACGCGCTTCGCCGATGGGTTCGAGTATGGTCTGGGGGCCGAAATCGGCATCTCCACTGACAAGATCCACGCCCGGGGACCGGTGGGGCTGGAAGGCCTCACATCCCAGAAATACGTGGTCTTCGGTGACGGGCACATCCGGACCTGATGCCCATGCATGTCATTTATGGAGGGACCTTCGATCCGGTGCATCATGGCCATCTCAGGCTTGCACTGGAAATCAGCGATCGTCTTGGCGTGGATTACGTCAGCCTGGTGCCCTGTCATATTCCGCCTCACCGGGGGCAAACCGGGGCGTCTTCCAGTCAGCGCCTGGAGTT from Marinobacter adhaerens HP15 encodes the following:
- a CDS encoding glutamate-5-semialdehyde dehydrogenase; this translates as MDIAAYMAEVGQQARAAATGVARSTTAVRNQALLATAEALDAAREELALANGKDLQMGRENGLDAAMLDRLELTPQRIDTMIEGLRQVASLPDPIGAITDMNYRPSGIQVGKMRVPLGVIGIIYESRPNVTVEAASLCLKSGNATILRGGSESIHSNQAIARCLSAGLAKAGLPENAVQVIKTTDRAAVGELITMPDYVDVIVPRGGKGLIERISRDARVPVIKHLDGVCHVYIDSHADPEKALKVAINAKTHRYGTCNTMETLLVDAEIAEDILPLLAQAFVEKGVELRGCERTRAIVEGVVEATEADWEAEYLAPVLAVRVVDGLEGAIAHINRYSSQHTDSIITENYTRARRFITEVDSSSVMVNASTRFADGFEYGLGAEIGISTDKIHARGPVGLEGLTSQKYVVFGDGHIRT